The following proteins come from a genomic window of Coffea arabica cultivar ET-39 chromosome 11c, Coffea Arabica ET-39 HiFi, whole genome shotgun sequence:
- the LOC113717321 gene encoding D-aminoacyl-tRNA deacylase isoform X2, with product MVTLVVATTLDPASINPAKALLTMPGWHHPGPLFDGIRSFINGDKLRLLEHDKSIIAEDDLDQRWENATGEIVDEIIFLSKHTAVSNLPALTIHPIGIPHLKEGDEAPQGGRPGWAAPPSPRMGQWLILLKKIAQSHNLIPEFEITLEATHHGPVTSKPTMFIEIGSTEDYWKRVDAAQVIALLVWEGLGFGEEASIGNWSSKSERKKVLLGIGGGHYVPRHMDIILGAFIQMVSADCVLTGKMVPGWAIFYPDIPCQWKILANQKQNLEPKI from the exons atggTCACTTTGGTGGTGGCAACAACTCTTGATCCAGCCTCCATCAACCCGGCTAAGGCCCTTCTGACCATGCCCGGTTGGCATCACCCTGGCCCCCTATTTGATGGAATCAGAAGCTTCATCAATGGAGATAAATTAAGGTTGCTGGAGCATGACAAGAGCATAATTGCGGAGGATGATTTGGACCAACGTTGGGAAAACGCTACTGGTGAAATAGTTGATGAGATCATATTCCTTAGCAAACATACTGCTGTTTCCAACCTCCCCGCCCTCACCATCCACCCAATTG GAATCCCGCATTTGAAAGAGGGAGATGAAGCACCACAAGGAGGGAGGCCAGGATGGGCAGCGCCACCGAGTCCTCGGATGGGGCAATGGCTGATTCTTTTGAAGAAAATTGCTCAATCTCATAATTTGATTCCTGAATTTGAG ATTACTTTGGAAGCTACTCATCATGGGCCTGTGACAAGTAAACCTACAATGTTCATTGAAATTG GTAGCACAGAAGACTATTGGAAGAGAGTGGATGCAGCTCAAGTGATTGCTCTA CTAGTTTGGGAAGGACTGGGATTTGGAGAAGAAGCTTCCATTGGGAATTGGAGCAG CAAGAGTGAAAGGAAAAAAGTCCTTCTTGGCATTGGTGGAGGGCATTATGTACCAAGACATATGGATATAATATT AGGAGCATTTATTCAGATGGTTTCTGCTGATTGTGTACTCACAGGAAAGATGGTGCCTGGGTGGGCCATCTTCTATCCGGATATTCCTTGCCAATGGAAGATCCTGGCCAATCAAAAGCAAAACCTAGAGCCGAAGATATAG
- the LOC113717321 gene encoding D-aminoacyl-tRNA deacylase isoform X1: protein MVTLVVATTLDPASINPAKALLTMPGWHHPGPLFDGIRSFINGDKLRLLEHDKSIIAEDDLDQRWENATGEIVDEIIFLSKHTAVSNLPALTIHPIGIPHLKEGDEAPQGGRPGWAAPPSPRMGQWLILLKKIAQSHNLIPEFEITLEATHHGPVTSKPTMFIEIGSTEDYWKRVDAAQVIALLVWEGLGFGEEASIGNWSSKSERKKVLLGIGGGHYVPRHMDIILKDGAWVGHLLSGYSLPMEDPGQSKAKPRAEDIGGTWKQAIKVAFDATKAAFPGGEILAHLDQKSFKSWQKNAIIEFLGQQNIKVGKPADFH from the exons atggTCACTTTGGTGGTGGCAACAACTCTTGATCCAGCCTCCATCAACCCGGCTAAGGCCCTTCTGACCATGCCCGGTTGGCATCACCCTGGCCCCCTATTTGATGGAATCAGAAGCTTCATCAATGGAGATAAATTAAGGTTGCTGGAGCATGACAAGAGCATAATTGCGGAGGATGATTTGGACCAACGTTGGGAAAACGCTACTGGTGAAATAGTTGATGAGATCATATTCCTTAGCAAACATACTGCTGTTTCCAACCTCCCCGCCCTCACCATCCACCCAATTG GAATCCCGCATTTGAAAGAGGGAGATGAAGCACCACAAGGAGGGAGGCCAGGATGGGCAGCGCCACCGAGTCCTCGGATGGGGCAATGGCTGATTCTTTTGAAGAAAATTGCTCAATCTCATAATTTGATTCCTGAATTTGAG ATTACTTTGGAAGCTACTCATCATGGGCCTGTGACAAGTAAACCTACAATGTTCATTGAAATTG GTAGCACAGAAGACTATTGGAAGAGAGTGGATGCAGCTCAAGTGATTGCTCTA CTAGTTTGGGAAGGACTGGGATTTGGAGAAGAAGCTTCCATTGGGAATTGGAGCAG CAAGAGTGAAAGGAAAAAAGTCCTTCTTGGCATTGGTGGAGGGCATTATGTACCAAGACATATGGATATAATATT GAAAGATGGTGCCTGGGTGGGCCATCTTCTATCCGGATATTCCTTGCCAATGGAAGATCCTGGCCAATCAAAAGCAAAACCTAGAGCCGAAGATATAGGAGGTACTTGGAAACAAGCCATCAAAGTTGCTTTTGATGCTACCAAGGCCGCTTTCCCTGGAGGGGAAATTTTGGCACATCTTGATCAAAA GAGTTTTAAGAGCTGGCAAAAGAATGCCATTATTGAATTTTTAGGCCAGCAGAACATAAAAGTTGGCAAGCCTGCTGATTTTCACTGA